One part of the Paraburkholderia flagellata genome encodes these proteins:
- a CDS encoding c-type cytochrome yields MKRKSQARNKTATLAAALAIGIAGALGSAPARAQHGPSGLVLAQQQNCMSCHSVTRNFMGPALRDVAAKYAGKPDAQTYLSHKILEGSTGVWGTVPMPANTQLNPGQAAQLATWILTLK; encoded by the coding sequence ATGAAAAGAAAGTCGCAAGCCAGGAACAAGACAGCGACGCTCGCCGCCGCGCTCGCCATCGGCATTGCCGGCGCACTCGGCTCAGCCCCGGCCCGCGCGCAGCATGGACCCAGTGGCCTGGTACTCGCCCAGCAGCAGAACTGCATGAGCTGCCATTCGGTGACGCGCAATTTCATGGGGCCCGCCCTGCGCGATGTCGCCGCGAAATACGCGGGCAAGCCCGACGCGCAAACCTATCTCTCACACAAGATTCTGGAAGGCAGCACCGGCGTATGGGGCACGGTGCCCATGCCGGCCAACACGCAACTCAACCCCGGCCAGGCGGCCCAGCTCGCGACCTGGATCCTCACGCTCAAGTGA
- the lptF gene encoding LPS export ABC transporter permease LptF has protein sequence MIFERSLQRELAYTAGAVFMVLLTIMLTTMMIRIVGFAASGQIDPRDVLVLIGLTVIGYMAVMLIVTLFVSILFVLTRWYKDSEMVVWLSSGVSLTRLIKPVATFSAPIILLIVFFAFIGWPWSNAQSKLIRARFQQRDEVSLLAPGQFRESPTTHRVFFIESMSPDQGRVENVFVTSTENGKVSVIVSKTGHTETMKSGDRFVVLENGRRYDGEPGHPDFRISEFQRYGVKITSQPLVNTPSASTTSTPGLLRHPTDDNLGELAWRAGLPLIAINLMLLGIPLAYQNPRRSRTINLVMAVLIYLTYSNLLNVVQSQIEQGKMPFGVGLVLLHTVVLALVVFIFWIRVRNRPLFTRAMFRRASSGN, from the coding sequence ATGATCTTCGAACGTTCCCTGCAGCGCGAACTCGCGTACACGGCCGGCGCCGTGTTCATGGTTCTGCTCACGATCATGCTGACGACGATGATGATCCGCATCGTCGGCTTCGCCGCGTCCGGTCAGATCGACCCGCGCGACGTGCTGGTGCTGATCGGACTGACCGTGATCGGCTACATGGCCGTGATGCTCATCGTCACGCTCTTCGTGTCGATCCTGTTCGTCCTCACGCGCTGGTACAAGGATTCCGAAATGGTCGTCTGGCTCTCCTCCGGGGTGAGCCTCACGCGCCTGATCAAGCCGGTCGCCACGTTTTCCGCGCCGATCATCCTGCTCATCGTGTTCTTCGCGTTCATCGGCTGGCCGTGGTCGAACGCGCAAAGCAAGCTCATTCGCGCGCGCTTTCAGCAGCGCGATGAAGTGTCGCTGCTCGCGCCGGGCCAGTTCCGTGAGTCGCCCACCACGCACCGCGTGTTCTTCATCGAGAGCATGAGCCCCGACCAGGGCCGCGTGGAGAACGTTTTCGTCACGAGTACGGAAAACGGCAAGGTCAGCGTGATCGTCTCGAAGACCGGCCACACCGAAACCATGAAGAGCGGCGACCGCTTCGTCGTGCTCGAAAACGGCCGCCGCTATGACGGCGAGCCTGGTCACCCGGACTTTCGCATCAGCGAGTTCCAGCGTTATGGCGTGAAGATCACGAGCCAGCCCCTCGTCAACACGCCTTCGGCGAGCACCACGTCCACGCCGGGCCTGCTGCGCCACCCCACCGACGACAATCTGGGCGAGCTCGCCTGGCGCGCCGGCCTGCCGCTCATCGCGATCAACCTGATGCTGCTCGGCATCCCGCTTGCGTATCAGAACCCGCGCCGCAGCCGCACGATCAATCTCGTGATGGCGGTGCTGATCTACCTCACCTATTCGAACCTGCTCAACGTCGTGCAATCGCAGATCGAGCAAGGCAAGATGCCCTTCGGCGTCGGCCTCGTCCTGCTGCACACCGTGGTGCTCGCGCTCGTCGTGTTCATCTTCTGGATACGCGTGCGCAACCGGCCGCTCTTTACACGTGCGATGTTCCGGCGCGCCTCTTCAGGAAACTGA
- a CDS encoding DNA polymerase III subunit chi, with the protein MTRIDFHTNVGDSLLYACRLVRKAYQAGQQAVVLAEPARLRAFDEMLWTFSPLDFVPHCMAESPHAGESPIVLAMDLERAPHHRVLLNLGAQVPPQFARFERLLEVVGDAPDELASGRERYRFYRDRGYALNNYKQGG; encoded by the coding sequence ATGACGCGCATCGATTTCCACACGAACGTTGGCGACTCGCTGCTGTATGCGTGCCGCCTCGTGCGCAAGGCGTATCAGGCGGGCCAGCAGGCGGTCGTGCTGGCCGAGCCCGCGCGCCTGCGCGCGTTCGACGAGATGTTGTGGACCTTTTCGCCGCTCGACTTCGTGCCGCACTGCATGGCCGAGAGCCCGCATGCGGGCGAATCGCCCATCGTGCTGGCAATGGATCTCGAGCGTGCGCCGCACCATCGTGTGCTGCTCAATCTCGGCGCGCAAGTCCCACCTCAATTCGCACGCTTTGAGCGCCTGCTCGAAGTGGTTGGCGATGCGCCCGACGAACTCGCGTCGGGCCGCGAGCGTTACCGTTTCTACCGCGACCGCGGTTACGCGCTCAACAACTACAAGCAGGGCGGCTGA
- the lptG gene encoding LPS export ABC transporter permease LptG, with translation MRIYEKYFARQVYLTFIFILFAFSGLFFFFDLINELNSVGHGNYKFQYAVLRVALQAPSRLYEIIPVAALIAAIYVFAQMAANSEYTIFRVSGLATNQALRSLLKIGVPLVLLTYLIGEVVGPYTDQLSERVRLEALGSAVSSNFQSGVWVKDTLTARADGEQVTRFVNVGELLPNATITNVRIYEFDSKFQLTNVRLAKSGTFQPPGHWLLKDVTDTELISVPPPQNQPVDALNPVYRAQQTSAPEYSLRSELTPNILSVLLVSPDRMSMFNLFRYIQHLTENHQDAQRYQIAFWRKLLYPFAVFVMLVLSLPFAYLHTRAGVVGMKVFGGIMLGMSFQLVNTLFSHVGTLNTWPAPLTAATPGLIYLVVGLLGLKWVDRH, from the coding sequence ATGCGCATCTACGAAAAATACTTCGCTCGCCAGGTTTACCTGACGTTCATCTTCATTCTGTTTGCCTTCTCCGGCCTGTTCTTCTTCTTCGACCTCATCAACGAGCTGAACTCGGTCGGGCACGGCAACTACAAGTTCCAGTACGCGGTGCTGCGCGTGGCACTCCAGGCGCCCTCGCGGCTTTACGAGATCATCCCGGTCGCGGCGCTCATCGCCGCGATCTACGTGTTCGCGCAAATGGCGGCGAATTCCGAGTACACGATCTTTCGTGTGTCGGGCCTCGCCACGAACCAGGCGCTGCGCTCGCTGCTCAAGATCGGCGTGCCGCTCGTGCTGCTGACCTACCTGATCGGCGAAGTGGTCGGCCCTTACACCGACCAGCTCTCCGAGCGCGTGCGTCTCGAGGCGTTAGGCTCGGCGGTGTCGAGCAACTTCCAGTCGGGTGTGTGGGTCAAGGACACGCTCACCGCGCGCGCCGACGGCGAGCAGGTCACGCGTTTCGTGAACGTCGGCGAGTTGCTGCCCAACGCGACCATCACGAACGTGCGCATCTACGAATTCGATTCGAAGTTCCAGCTCACCAACGTGCGCCTCGCGAAGAGCGGCACGTTCCAGCCGCCGGGCCACTGGCTGCTCAAGGACGTGACCGATACGGAACTGATCAGCGTGCCGCCGCCGCAGAACCAGCCGGTCGATGCGCTCAATCCGGTCTATCGCGCACAGCAGACCTCGGCGCCCGAATACTCGCTGCGCTCGGAGCTCACGCCGAACATTCTCTCGGTGCTGCTCGTTTCGCCCGACCGGATGTCGATGTTCAACCTGTTCCGCTACATCCAGCATCTGACCGAGAACCATCAGGACGCGCAGCGCTATCAGATCGCGTTCTGGCGCAAGCTGCTCTACCCGTTCGCCGTGTTCGTGATGCTCGTGCTCTCGCTGCCGTTCGCGTATCTGCACACGCGTGCGGGCGTGGTGGGCATGAAGGTATTCGGCGGGATCATGCTTGGCATGAGCTTCCAGCTCGTCAACACGCTGTTCTCGCACGTGGGTACACTGAACACCTGGCCCGCGCCGCTTACTGCGGCGACACCGGGGCTCATCTATCTCGTGGTCGGGCTGCTCGGGCTCAAATGGGTCGACCGGCATTGA
- a CDS encoding LysR family transcriptional regulator: MNPTIPDLRQLRYFVAVAEEQHFGRAAARLSMTQPPLSQAIRALEETLGVELFARTRRSVELTPVGADLLPEVRRLLASAEALRPLAQSLARGEAGVLALAFVSTADYGLLPLLLRDFGARYPRVRLQLAEATSDVQVEELVAGRIDAGLVIAPVPPRHAAQLAYQPIAREPLVVAMPSALSARLGGPSTDDWHDEPVSLRDLADAPLVVFPRHLAPGFYDTIMDCYGAAGLAPHIGQEAIQMQTIVSLVSAGMGVALVPQSLRHLRRTGVVYRPLAGAVPAIETGLVWRSAEVSPVLAAFIEIVRAHAATAGLERREG; the protein is encoded by the coding sequence ATGAACCCGACTATCCCCGATTTGCGCCAGCTTCGCTATTTCGTGGCCGTGGCCGAAGAGCAGCATTTCGGCCGCGCCGCGGCGCGCCTTTCGATGACGCAGCCGCCGCTCTCGCAGGCCATTCGTGCGCTGGAGGAGACGCTCGGCGTGGAGTTGTTCGCGCGTACCCGCCGGTCGGTGGAGCTGACGCCCGTAGGCGCCGATCTGTTGCCGGAGGTGAGGCGCCTGCTGGCGAGTGCCGAAGCGCTGCGGCCGCTCGCGCAGAGCCTCGCGCGCGGCGAGGCGGGCGTGCTCGCGCTGGCCTTCGTTTCTACTGCCGACTACGGTTTGCTGCCGCTTTTGCTGCGCGATTTCGGCGCGCGTTATCCGCGCGTGCGCTTGCAGCTCGCCGAAGCGACGAGTGACGTGCAGGTGGAAGAGCTGGTGGCTGGCCGCATCGACGCGGGCCTCGTGATCGCACCCGTGCCGCCGCGCCACGCGGCTCAGCTTGCTTACCAGCCGATCGCACGCGAGCCGCTCGTGGTCGCCATGCCGTCGGCGCTTTCGGCGCGCCTTGGCGGCCCGTCCACCGACGACTGGCACGATGAGCCCGTGAGCTTGCGCGATCTCGCCGACGCGCCGCTCGTCGTCTTTCCGCGCCATCTGGCCCCCGGGTTCTACGACACCATCATGGACTGCTACGGCGCGGCAGGCCTCGCGCCGCACATCGGCCAGGAAGCGATCCAGATGCAGACGATCGTGAGCCTCGTCTCGGCCGGCATGGGCGTGGCGCTCGTGCCGCAGTCGCTGCGCCATCTGCGCCGCACGGGCGTCGTGTACCGGCCGCTCGCCGGGGCGGTGCCAGCCATCGAAACGGGACTCGTCTGGCGCTCGGCCGAGGTGAGCCCGGTGCTCGCGGCGTTTATCGAGATCGTGCGCGCGCATGCGGCGACGGCGGGCTTGGAGAGGCGCGAGGGCTAG
- a CDS encoding sirohydrochlorin chelatase — MGTHGMILFGHGARDARWQEPFQRLAAKLAAARGDAGPVSLAFLELMTPSLSDAIATQATAGCDTITVIPVFFGQGGHVRRDLPALIAQCQSEHPGVRLRCAGAVGEDDAVLDAIVRYCIENERA, encoded by the coding sequence ATGGGCACGCACGGCATGATCCTCTTCGGCCACGGCGCGCGCGACGCGCGCTGGCAAGAGCCGTTTCAGCGCCTCGCCGCGAAGCTCGCCGCCGCGCGCGGCGATGCGGGTCCGGTCAGCCTCGCCTTTCTGGAACTCATGACACCGAGCCTGTCAGATGCCATCGCCACACAGGCCACGGCAGGCTGCGACACGATCACGGTCATACCCGTGTTCTTCGGCCAGGGCGGCCACGTGCGCCGCGATCTGCCAGCGCTGATCGCGCAGTGCCAGAGCGAGCATCCGGGTGTGCGCCTGCGTTGCGCGGGCGCCGTAGGCGAGGACGACGCGGTGCTCGATGCGATCGTGCGGTATTGCATCGAAAACGAACGCGCCTGA
- the cobA gene encoding uroporphyrinogen-III C-methyltransferase, translated as MGKVYLIGAGPGAADLITVRGARLLASADVVLHDALVEPAMLEYAPQTAKFIAVGKRCGQRSTAQHFINKQLVDAAREHAVVVRLKGGDPMLFGRADEEMRALEAAGIAFEVVPGITAALASAATLQRSLTLRGVARSVALATYSRAAGSEEIREQVNADSLVFYMGRDSAPEIARQLIEAGRAGATPVAIVEACSTARERTLTLTLAGLEAGEAQDWLDPAQPSLLMIGDAFAERAGQVQREDEAQGDRQPRRAAA; from the coding sequence ATGGGTAAGGTATATCTGATCGGCGCGGGACCGGGCGCAGCGGACCTCATCACGGTGCGCGGCGCACGGCTGCTCGCGAGCGCCGACGTCGTGCTGCACGACGCGCTCGTCGAGCCGGCGATGCTCGAGTACGCGCCGCAAACCGCGAAGTTCATCGCGGTCGGCAAGCGCTGCGGGCAGCGTTCCACGGCGCAGCACTTCATCAACAAGCAACTCGTCGATGCCGCGCGCGAGCACGCCGTGGTCGTGCGCCTGAAGGGCGGCGACCCGATGCTGTTTGGCCGCGCCGATGAAGAAATGCGTGCGCTCGAAGCGGCCGGCATCGCGTTCGAGGTCGTGCCGGGCATCACGGCGGCGCTCGCCAGCGCGGCGACGCTGCAACGCTCGCTGACGCTGCGTGGCGTGGCCCGCAGCGTCGCGCTCGCCACGTATTCGCGCGCGGCGGGCAGCGAGGAGATTCGCGAGCAGGTCAACGCCGATTCGCTCGTGTTCTACATGGGCCGCGACAGCGCGCCCGAGATCGCGCGCCAACTCATCGAAGCGGGCCGCGCGGGCGCGACGCCGGTGGCAATCGTCGAAGCCTGCAGCACCGCGCGCGAGCGCACGCTTACACTGACGCTGGCGGGTCTCGAAGCGGGCGAGGCGCAGGACTGGCTCGACCCGGCACAGCCGAGCTTGCTCATGATCGGCGATGCGTTCGCCGAACGCGCAGGGCAGGTGCAGCGCGAGGATGAAGCGCAAGGCGATCGCCAACCCCGCCGCGCCGCCGCATAA
- the ilvD gene encoding dihydroxy-acid dehydratase yields the protein MPYNRRSKHITQGVARSPNRSMYYALGYEKADFDKPMIGVANGHSTITPCNAGLQRLADAAVDAIKRADANPQTFGTPTISDGMSMGTEGMKYSLVSREVIADCIETCVQGQWMDGVVVIGGCDKNMPGGMIALARINVPGIYVYGGTIRPGNWKGKALTIVSAFEAVGEFTAGRMTEEDFEGVEKNACPSTGSCGGMYTANTMSSSFEALGMSLMYSSTMANPDEEKVDSTAESARVLVEAVKQDLKPRDIITKKSIENAVALIMATGGSTNAVLHYLAIAHAAEIEWTIDDFERMRKKVPVICDLKPSGQYVATDLHAAGGIPQVLRILLDAGLLHGDCITITGKTIAEELKDVPSTPRADQKVIFPISQALYKEGHLAILKGNLATEGAVAKITGLKNPVITGPARVFDDEQSAMEAILADKIKAGDVVVLRYLGPKGGPGMPEMLAPTSAIIGKGLGESVGLITDGRFSGGTWGMVVGHVAPEAFEGGTIALVHEGDSITIDAHKLLLQLNVDDAELARRRAAWKQPAPRYTRGVMAKYAALARPANQGAVTG from the coding sequence ATGCCGTATAACCGTCGTTCGAAGCACATCACGCAAGGCGTCGCCCGCTCGCCCAACCGTTCGATGTATTACGCGCTCGGCTACGAGAAGGCCGACTTCGACAAGCCGATGATCGGCGTCGCGAACGGCCACTCGACCATCACGCCGTGCAACGCCGGCCTGCAACGCCTGGCCGACGCAGCCGTTGACGCGATCAAGCGCGCCGACGCGAACCCGCAGACCTTCGGCACGCCCACGATCTCGGACGGCATGTCGATGGGCACCGAGGGCATGAAGTACTCGCTCGTCTCGCGCGAAGTCATCGCCGATTGCATCGAGACCTGTGTGCAGGGCCAGTGGATGGACGGCGTGGTCGTGATCGGCGGCTGCGACAAGAACATGCCCGGCGGCATGATCGCGCTCGCGCGCATCAACGTGCCCGGCATCTACGTGTACGGCGGCACGATTCGCCCGGGCAACTGGAAGGGAAAGGCGCTGACCATCGTGTCGGCCTTTGAGGCCGTTGGCGAATTCACCGCGGGCCGCATGACCGAAGAGGATTTCGAAGGCGTCGAGAAAAACGCCTGCCCCTCCACGGGTTCGTGTGGCGGCATGTACACCGCGAACACGATGAGTTCCTCGTTCGAGGCGCTTGGCATGTCGCTCATGTACTCATCGACGATGGCCAACCCTGATGAGGAGAAAGTCGACTCGACGGCGGAATCGGCGCGTGTGCTCGTCGAAGCCGTGAAGCAGGACCTCAAGCCGCGCGACATCATCACGAAGAAGTCGATCGAGAACGCCGTGGCGCTCATCATGGCGACGGGCGGCTCGACCAACGCGGTGCTGCACTATCTCGCCATCGCGCATGCCGCGGAAATCGAATGGACCATCGACGACTTCGAGCGCATGCGCAAGAAGGTGCCGGTGATCTGCGACCTGAAGCCCTCGGGCCAGTACGTCGCGACCGACCTGCACGCGGCCGGCGGCATTCCGCAGGTGCTCAGGATCCTGCTCGACGCGGGCCTCCTGCATGGCGACTGCATCACCATCACGGGCAAGACCATCGCGGAAGAACTCAAGGACGTGCCGTCCACGCCGCGCGCGGACCAGAAGGTGATCTTTCCCATCAGCCAGGCGCTCTACAAGGAAGGCCACCTGGCGATCCTCAAGGGCAACCTTGCGACGGAAGGCGCGGTTGCGAAGATCACGGGCCTGAAGAATCCGGTCATCACGGGCCCCGCACGCGTATTCGACGACGAGCAGAGCGCGATGGAAGCGATCCTCGCGGACAAGATCAAGGCGGGCGACGTGGTCGTGCTGCGCTACCTCGGCCCGAAGGGCGGGCCCGGGATGCCGGAGATGCTCGCGCCGACTTCGGCGATCATCGGCAAGGGGCTTGGGGAGTCGGTCGGGCTCATCACCGATGGGCGCTTCTCGGGCGGCACCTGGGGCATGGTGGTGGGCCACGTCGCGCCGGAAGCGTTCGAAGGCGGCACGATCGCGCTCGTGCACGAAGGCGACTCGATCACCATCGACGCGCACAAGCTCCTGCTGCAACTGAACGTGGACGACGCCGAGCTCGCGCGCCGCCGTGCGGCCTGGAAGCAGCCCGCGCCGCGCTATACACGCGGTGTGATGGCGAAGTACGCGGCGCTCGCGCGCCCGGCGAACCAGGGCGCGGTAACGGGATAA
- a CDS encoding DUF2486 family protein: MSGMNDPEDAAIPLLSEVMVTGNPLRAHNVEEAKSATAAAVKAAVAEREEGLFAHDADALVERLRGRCLTWLTGEGRAVIEARCSAAMQEHTNWLVGQVSREIGLALETELKNWVKAAVREELAARAGHPPSA, from the coding sequence ATGTCCGGCATGAACGACCCGGAAGATGCTGCGATTCCGCTCTTGAGCGAGGTGATGGTGACCGGCAATCCGCTGCGCGCGCACAACGTCGAAGAGGCGAAGAGCGCGACGGCCGCCGCCGTGAAGGCCGCCGTGGCCGAACGCGAGGAGGGCCTCTTCGCGCACGATGCCGACGCGCTCGTCGAGCGCCTGCGCGGCCGCTGCCTCACATGGCTCACCGGCGAAGGCCGCGCCGTGATCGAGGCGCGCTGCAGCGCTGCGATGCAGGAGCATACGAACTGGCTCGTGGGCCAGGTGTCGCGCGAGATCGGTCTCGCGCTCGAAACGGAACTCAAGAACTGGGTGAAGGCAGCCGTGCGCGAAGAATTGGCTGCGCGCGCGGGACACCCGCCTTCGGCCTGA
- a CDS encoding leucyl aminopeptidase, which translates to MDFSIKACDWSKGGEGSFLTGKSDCVVVGVFEAQTLSGPAFAIDSAIGGAIARVVKAGDIDGKAGSTLFLPEVSGIGASRVLLVGLGKQDAFGQKAYGDAVKAAWRAILGTKIAQVTFTLAQLPVKERTGEWGVRAAILALRNETYRFTQMKSKPDVSQRALKRVVFSIDAAEEKAAKLAAKQAVALANGMDLTRDLGNLPGNVCTPTYLAATAKKLARDWKLKVEVLGQRQIETLKMGSFLSVTKGSVEPPQFIVLHYQGATAKAAPIVLVGKGITFDTGGISLKPGEGMDEMKYDMCGAGSVLGTIRAVAEMGLKLNVIGIIPTCENMPAGNATKPGDIVTTMAGLTVEVLNTDAEGRLILCDALTYAERFKPAAVVDIATLTGACIIALGHHNSGLFSKDDALAGELLDASREAGDPAWRLPLDDEYQDQLKSNFADLANIGGRPAGSVTAACFLSRFTENYPWAHLDIAGTAWKSGAAKGATGRPVPLLAQFLIDRAAQ; encoded by the coding sequence ATGGACTTTAGCATAAAAGCCTGTGACTGGAGCAAAGGCGGGGAAGGCTCCTTCCTGACCGGCAAGTCGGACTGTGTCGTAGTCGGCGTGTTCGAGGCGCAAACCCTCTCGGGCCCGGCGTTCGCGATCGACAGCGCCATTGGCGGCGCAATCGCGCGCGTCGTCAAGGCTGGCGATATCGATGGCAAGGCCGGCTCGACGCTGTTCCTGCCGGAAGTGAGCGGCATCGGCGCCTCGCGCGTGCTGCTCGTGGGTCTCGGCAAGCAGGACGCGTTCGGCCAGAAGGCTTACGGCGATGCGGTCAAGGCCGCCTGGCGCGCGATCCTCGGCACGAAGATCGCACAGGTCACGTTCACGCTCGCGCAACTCCCGGTGAAGGAGCGCACGGGCGAATGGGGCGTGCGCGCCGCCATTCTCGCGCTGCGCAACGAGACCTACCGCTTCACGCAGATGAAGAGCAAGCCCGACGTCTCGCAGCGGGCGCTCAAGCGCGTGGTCTTCAGCATCGACGCCGCCGAAGAGAAGGCAGCGAAGCTCGCGGCGAAGCAGGCCGTCGCGCTCGCCAACGGCATGGATCTCACGCGCGACCTCGGCAACCTGCCGGGCAACGTGTGCACGCCCACCTATCTCGCCGCCACGGCCAAGAAGCTCGCGCGCGACTGGAAGCTCAAGGTCGAGGTGCTCGGCCAGCGCCAGATCGAGACGCTCAAGATGGGCTCGTTTCTTTCCGTAACAAAGGGCTCGGTCGAGCCGCCGCAGTTCATCGTGCTGCACTATCAGGGCGCAACCGCCAAGGCCGCGCCCATCGTGCTGGTCGGCAAGGGGATCACGTTCGACACGGGCGGCATCTCGCTGAAGCCGGGCGAGGGCATGGACGAGATGAAGTACGACATGTGCGGCGCGGGCTCGGTGCTCGGCACGATCCGCGCGGTCGCCGAAATGGGGCTCAAGCTCAATGTGATCGGCATCATCCCGACCTGCGAGAACATGCCCGCAGGCAACGCTACGAAGCCGGGCGACATCGTCACGACGATGGCGGGGCTCACGGTCGAAGTGCTCAACACCGACGCCGAAGGCCGCCTCATCCTGTGCGACGCGCTCACCTACGCCGAGCGCTTCAAGCCTGCCGCCGTGGTCGACATCGCCACGCTTACGGGCGCGTGCATCATCGCGCTCGGCCATCACAACAGCGGCCTGTTCTCGAAGGACGATGCGCTCGCGGGCGAACTGCTCGACGCTTCGCGCGAAGCGGGCGATCCGGCCTGGCGCCTGCCGCTCGACGACGAGTATCAGGACCAGCTCAAGTCGAATTTCGCCGACCTCGCCAACATCGGCGGGCGTCCGGCGGGCAGCGTGACGGCGGCGTGCTTCCTCTCGCGCTTCACCGAAAACTACCCGTGGGCGCATCTGGACATCGCGGGCACGGCATGGAAGAGCGGGGCGGCGAAGGGCGCAACGGGCCGTCCGGTGCCGCTGCTCGCCCAGTTCCTCATCGACCGCGCGGCGCAATGA
- a CDS encoding sulfate adenylyltransferase subunit 1: MVTTHQPEDLGVLRFITAGSVDDGKSTLIGRLLYDSKAVLSDQLSALSRAKNKRTVGDEIDLSLLTDGLEAEREQGITIDVAYRYFATAKRKFIIADTPGHEQYTRNMVTGASTAHAAIILIDPTRVTVENGVTQLLPQTKRHSAIVKLLGLQHVIVAINKMDLVDYSESTFNLIREAYVVLARQLGLTDVRFVPVSALKGDNIVAASERMPWYAGEPLLDVLEQLPVAQPTAEALRFPVQWVARQDGSSADDFRGYMGRVEAGEVKLGDAITVLPAGRSATVAEIIAPVPGGTAQVDRAFAGQTVTIRLTEDVDVSRGDTFVPASDNTQPAKKLEADLCWFDDEPLSAQRKYLLKQTTSTVFAKIGAVKQVLDVHTLSHATDRHELAMNDIGRVALSLQKPLVCDLYDANPGTGAFVLIDEATHHTVAAGMIRAFSA, from the coding sequence ATGGTTACGACGCATCAACCTGAAGACCTCGGCGTGCTGCGCTTCATCACGGCGGGCAGCGTGGACGACGGCAAGAGCACGCTGATCGGCCGCCTGCTGTACGACAGCAAGGCAGTTCTTTCGGATCAACTCTCGGCGCTCTCGCGCGCGAAGAACAAACGCACGGTGGGCGACGAGATCGACCTGTCGCTGCTCACCGACGGCCTCGAAGCCGAGCGCGAGCAGGGCATCACGATCGACGTGGCGTACCGCTACTTCGCCACGGCCAAGCGCAAGTTCATCATCGCGGATACCCCTGGCCACGAGCAGTACACGCGCAACATGGTCACGGGCGCTTCGACTGCGCATGCCGCGATCATCCTGATCGACCCCACCCGCGTGACGGTCGAAAACGGCGTGACGCAACTGCTGCCGCAAACCAAACGCCACAGCGCCATCGTCAAGCTGCTGGGTCTGCAGCACGTGATCGTCGCGATCAACAAGATGGACCTGGTCGATTACAGCGAATCGACGTTCAATCTGATCCGCGAAGCCTATGTCGTGCTCGCGCGCCAGCTTGGCCTGACCGACGTGCGCTTCGTGCCGGTCTCGGCGCTCAAGGGCGACAACATCGTGGCCGCGAGCGAGCGTATGCCCTGGTACGCGGGCGAGCCGCTGCTCGACGTGCTCGAGCAACTGCCGGTCGCGCAGCCCACGGCTGAAGCGCTGCGCTTCCCGGTGCAGTGGGTTGCGCGCCAGGACGGCTCGAGCGCCGACGACTTCCGCGGCTACATGGGCCGCGTCGAAGCGGGCGAAGTGAAGCTCGGCGACGCCATTACGGTGCTGCCGGCAGGCCGCAGCGCCACGGTTGCCGAAATCATCGCGCCGGTGCCGGGCGGCACGGCGCAGGTCGACCGCGCGTTCGCGGGCCAGACCGTCACGATTCGTCTGACCGAAGACGTCGATGTCTCGCGCGGCGATACCTTCGTGCCGGCGTCGGACAACACCCAGCCCGCGAAGAAGCTCGAAGCGGACCTCTGCTGGTTCGACGACGAGCCGCTCTCGGCGCAGCGCAAGTATCTGCTGAAGCAGACCACGAGCACGGTGTTCGCGAAGATCGGCGCGGTCAAGCAGGTGCTCGATGTGCATACGCTCTCGCACGCCACCGACCGCCACGAACTCGCGATGAACGATATCGGCCGCGTCGCGCTCTCGCTGCAGAAGCCGCTCGTCTGCGACCTGTATGATGCGAATCCTGGGACCGGCGCGTTCGTGCTGATCGACGAAGCGACGCATCACACGGTGGCCGCGGGCATGATCCGCGCGTTCTCGGCGTAA